The Schistocerca gregaria isolate iqSchGreg1 chromosome 1, iqSchGreg1.2, whole genome shotgun sequence genome includes a window with the following:
- the LOC126351015 gene encoding protein-lysine N-methyltransferase EEF2KMT isoform X2 produces the protein MDDCLKRLERRFLNMYPLKLLSPDVLESEGTEVCDELYENLCNLLSYQKEQDTVFKHYILDDTSSTCISLKESRNIISQGTTGLHSWQAAQALADWCLSHSEELRDKEVLELGSGVGLTGIATVLCCELRSYSFSDCHAAVLSTLCENVLLNLSTPNDKDCHGFVDNVTKTTDNTLLRIKHKNTDVAVMNLPWADVTKNTITEVDFVLAADVVYDTSTFTELCQALKNLLHYQKTVAIIACTVRDQNTIQQFLHTLAQYEIKIVQIDLPCSRPTHFLLPQDVLVNIYTLQSSGQ, from the exons CTGGAAAGTGAAGGGACAGAAGTCTGTGATGAACTGTATGAAAATCTTTGTAATCTTTTGTCTTACCAAAAGGAACAAGACACTGTTTTTAAACATTACATATTGGATGATACTTCCAGTACCTGCATTAGTCTGAAAGAGAGCAGAAATATaatttctcaaggcacaactggTCTGCACAGCTGGCAG GCTGCACAAGCTCTCGCAGATTGGTGTCTCAGTCATTCAGAAGAACTACGTGACAAAGAAGTACTGGAACTTGGAAGTGGAGTGGGCCTCACTGGAATAGCAACAGTTTTGTGTTGCGAGCTGCGGAGTTACAGTTTTTCTGACTGCCATGCAGCTGTTCTGAGCACTTTGTGTGAAAATGTTTTACTGAATTTAAGTACTCCAAATGATAAAGACTGCCACGGGTTTGTGGATAATGTCACAAAAACGACAGATAATACATTGCTCAGAATTAAGCATAAAAATACTGATGTTGCGGTTATGAATCTCCCATGGGCAGATGTCACTAAAAATACAATAACAGAAGTGGATTTTGTGCTGGCAGCAG ATGTTGTGTATGACACAAGCACGTTTACTGAGCTTTGTCAAGCATTAAAGAATCTTTTACACTATCAAAAAACAGTAGCCATTATTGCATGTACTGTACGAGATCAAAATACAATACAGCAGTTTCTGCACACACTTG CACAGTATGAGATCAAAATAGTACAGATCGATCTTCCGTGTAGTAGGCCTACCCACTTTTTGCTGCCTCAAGATGTGTTGGTAAATATCTACACACTCCAAAGCTCAGGCCAGTAG